From Micromonospora echinaurantiaca:
TCACCCGGGCCGGCAGCGGGTAGGCGAACTCGGCGACGAAGTCGAACCCGGTGTCCCCGGCGTCGGCCATCCGGTCCAGCAGCTCGTCGACCACCCGGACCACGGCCGGTTCGAGGGCGCCCAGCCGGCGCGGGGTGAAGGTCTTGGCGAAGACCGCCCGCATCCGGGTGTGGTCGGGCGGGTTCACGAACATCATCGAGGTCTGCAGGGTGCGCAGCACCTCCTGCTCAGTCCAGCCGGGCGGGGCCTGCTTGTACCACTCCGGGTCGCGTAGCACCTGGCTGACCAGGTCGTAGCCGACGGCGACGGCGGCCACCGTGCGGTGTTCGGCCCGCGCCGGCACCGGGCTGACCGGCCCCAGCTCGTGCAGGGCGGCGTAGCAGGGGTACGGGTCCTGCCGGCCCTCGTCGCTGTAGAGCCGGGTCAGCACCTGCGGGACGTCCACGTCGGTCTCCCCCCGGGAAGCGGTGGCGCGGGCGGCGGGGTGGGCCGCCGCCCGCGCCGGATGTCAGAGGCCGAGCAGGCGCAGCGGCACGGCGTCGGCCATCGCCTGGTTGCCGGCGTCGTTGGGGTGGATGTGGTCACCGGAGTCGTACGCGGGCAGCAGTCGGCTGGGCTGGGCCGGGTCGCGCAGCACCCGGTCGAAGTCGAGCAGCCCGTCGAACTCGCCGCTGCCGCGCAGGTAGGCGTTCACCGCCTGCCGGGTGGCCTCCTTCTCCGGCGTCCACACCCCCGGGTTGCCGTGCCCCTCGTACGGCGTCAGGGTGGCCACCAGGCTGCGCAGGCCGCGCGCCTTGACCTGCTGGTTGATCTGCCGCAGGGCGGCGATGATCTGCTCGGCGGAGTCGCCGGACATCCAGATGTCGTTGATGCCCAGGTGGGTGACCACGGTGCGGGCGTCGGTCTGGGCGAAGACGTCCTCGTCGAGCCGGCTCACCGCATTCGGCCCCAGCTCGTGGTAGCCGGGGAAGCCGCCCGCGCCGGGCTCCGGCCCCTCGTGGTTGAGCCGGTTGCCGGCCAGGCTCAGGTTGAGCACGCCCGGGGTGCGGACGTCCGGCCGGGCGTCGATCAGCCGGTCGGCGAGCAGGTCGGGCCAGCGCTTGTTGGCGTTGACCGTGCTGCCGTTGCCGTCGCCGATGGAGTCGCCGAGCACCACCACGGAGCCCGGCGAGTGCCGGCGCTGCACGTCGATGCCGGAGAGGAAGAACCAGCAGCAGTTCGGCCGGATGGTGAAGCCCGCGCCGTCGGCGGCGGAGGTCAGGTCGGTGGCGCCGATGAAGTTGGTCTGCCGGGACTGGCCGTGGAAGGTGACCGGGCCGGTCGGGGTCGGGAAGTGCACGGTGAGCACCAGGTCCTGCTGGTCGCCGACCGGGAAGTCGATCGGGTCGCTGAGCAGTTCGGCGCCGCGGTTCATGGTGGCCGAGGCGGCGCCGTTGAAGCGCAGCTCGCGCAGGCTGGCCGGGTCGATGTCGGAGTGGTCGTCCGCGGTGGCGGTGTTGGGGCGGGCGATGGTGGCCCGGCCGACCTGGACCGCCTGCTCGCCGTAGATGTTGCTCAGTCGCACCCGCAGCCGGGGACCGCCGACCGAGGTGTGCACCACCATCCGCACGCTCTGGTTGTTCAGCCCGGTGTTGGTCAGGCCGGTGGCGTTGCCGCGGGTCACCGCGGCGGCCCAGCTGCCCGCCCAGACGGCCCGGTCGCCGCGCGCCCCGGACGTCGAATCGGGGCCGGCGCTGGCGACCACGGCCGGGGTGCCCGCGACCAGCAGCGCGGCGGCGGAAGCTATCACGTGCCATCTCTTCGGAGTCGCCATTGAACCTCCATCGTGGTGGCAGCTCAGGGCCGTCCGCGGACGGTCACCGGCTGGGATGGACCGGAAACTAACCGCCGCCGAAGATGGGCGTCAATCAACCTGATCGACGCGATCAAATGTCCGCCAGTCCGCGCGGAGCGCCGTTCGGCCACTCTCCGCCGACAGCGGGAACACCCTACGCTCACAGGCGGCGGCGAGGTGGTCGCCGACCCGCGCGCCACCGCCGCGCCCTGCCCGGGAACTGCCCGGGCACCGCCGGACCGGATGGGGACTGCCGATGACTGACGGGCAACGGGCCAGCTACGTGCACCGGGCGCTGGCGCTCTTCGCCGGCTGGGGCGAGCGGGAGGCGCTGGTCGGCGGTGGCCGCCGGCTCAGCTACGCCGACGTGCGCGCGGAGGTGTGCGCGCTGGCCGGCACGCTGCGCCGGCACGGCGTACGGCCGGGCGCGGCGGTTCTGGTCGCGCTCGGCAACCCGGTCGAGGGGCCGCTGGTGCAGCTCGCCCTGCACCTGCTGGGCTGCCGCACGATGTGGGTCGCGCCGGTCACCTCCCGGCGGGAGGTCGCCGACTTCGCCCGGCTGGCCCGTCCCGACGCGTTCCTCTACGACGCGCGGGACCCGGCGGGCCTCGGTCCGGAGCTGGCCGCCGCCCTGCCCGGCGTGCCGGTCTTCTGTCTCGGACCGGGCGGCGCCGGCCCCGACCTCACCGCGGCCACCGCATCCGGTGACCGACCCGACGGGCCCGACGAGCTGCCCGGCGAGGTGCCCGCGCCGGAGTCGTTCCTGCAGACCAGCGGCACCACCGGCACCCCGAAGCTGGTGCACCACCGGGAGAGCTTCTACGCGCAGATCCTCACCCTGGCCGCGGACTTCCGCGCCGCCGGCTTCCCGCTGCTGCGGCACCTGTCGCACTCGCCGATGTGGCTGGCCAGCGGCCAGATCACCACGCTGTTCAACCTGTTCACCGGCGGCGTGCTGTTCCTCCGCGACGGCTGGGACCCGGCGCGGTTCGTCGACACGGTGCAGCGGGAGCGGATCAACTCCACCTTCGTCACCCCGCCGATGCTCTACGAGGTGCTCGACCACCCGGCGCTGGACGGCGCGGACTTCTCCGCGATGTTCATGTTCAACGTGGGCGCCGGCCCCGCCGCGCCGGCCCGGCTGCGGCAGGCGATCGCCCGCTTCGGCCCGGTGCTGCGCATCGTGTACGGGCTCAGCGAGGCGGTGGTGATCACCGCGCTGCCCGGGCTGACCGACGACCCGGAGCACCCGGAGCGGCTGCGCTCCTGCGGCCGGCCGTACGGCGACGTGCGGGTGGAGATCCGCGCCGAGGACGGCACGGTGCTGCCGCCGGGCGTCGACGGTGAGGTGTGGGTGCACACCGAGCTGCGCTTCGCCGGCTACCACGGTGAGCCGGAGCTGACCGCCGACACGCTGGTCGACGGCTGGGTGCGCACCCGCGACATCGGGCACCTGGACGCCGACGGCTACCTCTACCTGGTCGACCGGCTGCAGGACCGGATCCTCACCCGGCAGCGCAGCTGGCCGATCTACTCCCGCCCGATCGAGGACGTGCTGGCCGGGCACCCGCAGGTGCGGGCGGCCGCGGTGATCGGCGTGCCGGACGAGGTGGCCGGCGAGGTGCCGTACGCCTTCGTGGTGCCGGCGCCCGGCGCGACGGTGACCGGCGCCGAGCTGATCGACCTGGTGACCACCGCGCTGAGCGACACCTGGGCACCCGAGGCGGTCGAGTTCGTCGACCGGCTGCCGCTGAACCGTTCGGCCAAGGTGGACAAGCGGGCGCTACGCGCGAGGTACGCCGCGGCGAACCCGCACGCCGCGATCGGCAGCCCGGCGTGACTCCCCGGCGGGAACTGGTCACCCTGGTCACCGCCGATCTGATCTCCAACCTGGGCAGCCGGATCTCGGTGGTGGCCATCCCCTGGCTGGTGCTGGAGACCACCGGCAGCCCGGCCAAGATGGGCCTGGTGGCGTTCGCCGAGACGCTGCCGTACCTGCTCTCCAGCGCGCTGGCCACGCCGTGGGCGGACCGGATCGGGTTGCGCCGCACCTCGATCCTGGCCGACCTCGCCAGCGCGGCGCTGATGGTGGCGGTGGCGCTCACCCCGTGGCTCGGCTTCGGCGCTCTGGTGGCGCTGGTCGCCGTCGTCGGCGGGCTGCGCGGCATCGGCGACCGGGTCAAGCACGTGCTGTTCCGGCCGGCCGCGGAGGCCGCCGGGGTGCGGCTGATCCGGCTGACCTCGGTCTATGACGGGTTGGGCCGGCTGGTCACCCTCTTCGGGGCGGCCGCCGGCGGCCTGCTCGTCTGGTGGTTCGGGGTGACCGGGGCGATCCTGATCGACGCGGCGACGTTCGGCGTCTGCGCGCTGCTGATCGGCGCCCTGGTCCGCCCGCCGGCGGCCAGCGCGACGCTGGCGCAACCGGAGGGCTACCTGCGCGCGCTCGCCGGCGGGTTCCGCTACCTGGGCCGGGACCGGATGCTGCTGAGCATGCTGCTGGTCATCGCCGCGCTGAACATGGTGGCCAACGCCAGTATCGCCGTCTACATCCCGCTCTGGGTGGCCGACGTGCTGGGCAACCCGGCCGGGCTGGGCCTGGTGCTCGGCGTGTTCTCGGCCGGCGCGCTGCTGGGCAACCTGCTGTTCACCGTGCTGGGGCCCCGGTTGCCCCGCTACCTGACCTTCGTGGCCGGGGCGCTGGTCAGCGGCACCCCCCGGCTGGTGGCGCTGGCGCTCAGCGAGGAACTGCCGGTGGTGCTGGTGGTGACCTTCCTGTCCGGCATCGGCATCGCCGCGGTGAACCCGTTGCTGGGTGTGGCGCTCTACGAGCGGGTGCCGGTGGATCTGCAGACCCGGGTGATCGGGCTGGCCGGG
This genomic window contains:
- a CDS encoding SGNH/GDSL hydrolase family protein is translated as MASAAALLVAGTPAVVASAGPDSTSGARGDRAVWAGSWAAAVTRGNATGLTNTGLNNQSVRMVVHTSVGGPRLRVRLSNIYGEQAVQVGRATIARPNTATADDHSDIDPASLRELRFNGAASATMNRGAELLSDPIDFPVGDQQDLVLTVHFPTPTGPVTFHGQSRQTNFIGATDLTSAADGAGFTIRPNCCWFFLSGIDVQRRHSPGSVVVLGDSIGDGNGSTVNANKRWPDLLADRLIDARPDVRTPGVLNLSLAGNRLNHEGPEPGAGGFPGYHELGPNAVSRLDEDVFAQTDARTVVTHLGINDIWMSGDSAEQIIAALRQINQQVKARGLRSLVATLTPYEGHGNPGVWTPEKEATRQAVNAYLRGSGEFDGLLDFDRVLRDPAQPSRLLPAYDSGDHIHPNDAGNQAMADAVPLRLLGL
- a CDS encoding class I adenylate-forming enzyme family protein, yielding MTDGQRASYVHRALALFAGWGEREALVGGGRRLSYADVRAEVCALAGTLRRHGVRPGAAVLVALGNPVEGPLVQLALHLLGCRTMWVAPVTSRREVADFARLARPDAFLYDARDPAGLGPELAAALPGVPVFCLGPGGAGPDLTAATASGDRPDGPDELPGEVPAPESFLQTSGTTGTPKLVHHRESFYAQILTLAADFRAAGFPLLRHLSHSPMWLASGQITTLFNLFTGGVLFLRDGWDPARFVDTVQRERINSTFVTPPMLYEVLDHPALDGADFSAMFMFNVGAGPAAPARLRQAIARFGPVLRIVYGLSEAVVITALPGLTDDPEHPERLRSCGRPYGDVRVEIRAEDGTVLPPGVDGEVWVHTELRFAGYHGEPELTADTLVDGWVRTRDIGHLDADGYLYLVDRLQDRILTRQRSWPIYSRPIEDVLAGHPQVRAAAVIGVPDEVAGEVPYAFVVPAPGATVTGAELIDLVTTALSDTWAPEAVEFVDRLPLNRSAKVDKRALRARYAAANPHAAIGSPA
- a CDS encoding MFS transporter — its product is MTPRRELVTLVTADLISNLGSRISVVAIPWLVLETTGSPAKMGLVAFAETLPYLLSSALATPWADRIGLRRTSILADLASAALMVAVALTPWLGFGALVALVAVVGGLRGIGDRVKHVLFRPAAEAAGVRLIRLTSVYDGLGRLVTLFGAAAGGLLVWWFGVTGAILIDAATFGVCALLIGALVRPPAASATLAQPEGYLRALAGGFRYLGRDRMLLSMLLVIAALNMVANASIAVYIPLWVADVLGNPAGLGLVLGVFSAGALLGNLLFTVLGPRLPRYLTFVAGALVSGTPRLVALALSEELPVVLVVTFLSGIGIAAVNPLLGVALYERVPVDLQTRVIGLAGSLGFVGLPVGALLGGWSVAAFGLAPALLAMAAACLLVTLLPLSTALRPTPAPTPSTT